The Pirellulaceae bacterium genome contains a region encoding:
- a CDS encoding ankyrin repeat domain-containing protein: protein MPRKASEYAKMCESELGVPPKINLDECVEIPLYMDGVRKHGVIPSEEADNPNLQGKDFTSSGSVVQRYQGRTVDGKPLPDVIWISFGRNEDWDGEPSNFVGSVQMIGYNKKSGATAFFESKFQNLDRWVSQDKGTLRMRGQLPWIDNPKEFNQAYVPAPMQCVSCHQADPFITNPFIKAAKIPGTDETVVPILDGDSPYYVIGGEDWDMRTIHIEGNACFECHRVGMNTVDLFASAGWELSEHMPPHDPGSLAQDYRELVAAWKKGPENVEGAEWIIPPARGNDRQVVGADYPYKSGGNEAEASPLGFFGDVLSSLFGEDSTQPDGDQALWDAAKTGNIDEIKAYLANGTQVNAKNEMGLTPLMMAAFTGQTETMKFLIKKGANVNFKDSRKGTALHGASFFGQTKAVRILVENGADVNARNEDGETSWELAARPWSEEINAAFQFVTGILEIKVDPEKAKAGRPKVAAYFRHQKATSQPQQSREVEQLLKQLRDPEVRQAFEDWIQKYGVSEDTLEKLRSMAKGDK, encoded by the coding sequence ATGCCAAGGAAGGCCTCCGAATACGCCAAGATGTGTGAGTCCGAATTGGGTGTTCCTCCAAAAATTAATCTCGACGAATGTGTTGAAATCCCACTCTACATGGATGGCGTTCGGAAGCATGGTGTGATTCCGAGCGAAGAAGCTGACAACCCAAATCTGCAAGGGAAAGATTTCACCTCCTCTGGATCGGTTGTGCAGCGGTACCAGGGTAGAACAGTTGACGGCAAACCTTTGCCGGATGTCATCTGGATTTCCTTTGGTCGGAATGAAGATTGGGATGGTGAGCCTAGCAATTTTGTCGGATCAGTCCAAATGATTGGCTACAACAAGAAAAGCGGTGCGACTGCTTTTTTTGAATCCAAATTCCAGAACTTGGATCGTTGGGTCAGCCAGGACAAGGGAACACTTCGCATGCGGGGTCAGCTGCCGTGGATCGACAATCCCAAGGAATTCAATCAGGCCTATGTTCCGGCGCCCATGCAATGCGTTTCGTGTCATCAGGCGGATCCATTTATCACCAATCCATTCATCAAAGCTGCAAAAATACCTGGTACTGACGAAACCGTTGTGCCCATCCTCGACGGGGATTCGCCCTATTACGTGATTGGCGGCGAGGACTGGGACATGCGGACGATTCACATCGAAGGCAACGCTTGCTTCGAATGTCATCGTGTAGGCATGAACACAGTGGATTTGTTTGCGAGCGCTGGTTGGGAACTCAGCGAACACATGCCACCGCACGATCCTGGCAGCTTGGCTCAAGATTATCGCGAGTTGGTAGCCGCTTGGAAAAAAGGCCCGGAAAATGTCGAGGGTGCCGAATGGATCATTCCCCCGGCTCGCGGCAATGATCGCCAGGTGGTGGGAGCCGACTATCCCTACAAGTCAGGAGGCAATGAAGCAGAGGCAAGCCCGTTGGGCTTCTTCGGCGATGTACTCTCATCTCTGTTTGGAGAAGACTCTACTCAACCCGACGGGGATCAAGCTCTTTGGGATGCAGCAAAAACAGGCAACATCGACGAGATCAAAGCGTACCTTGCCAATGGAACACAGGTGAACGCCAAAAACGAGATGGGTCTGACACCTCTGATGATGGCGGCGTTCACTGGGCAAACTGAGACGATGAAGTTCCTGATAAAAAAGGGGGCAAATGTCAATTTCAAAGACAGTCGGAAGGGGACCGCCCTGCATGGAGCTAGTTTCTTTGGCCAAACGAAAGCGGTTCGAATTCTTGTCGAGAACGGTGCTGATGTAAATGCACGGAACGAAGACGGGGAGACGTCTTGGGAGTTGGCTGCTAGGCCATGGAGCGAGGAAATAAATGCTGCTTTTCAGTTCGTCACTGGAATCCTGGAGATCAAAGTCGATCCGGAAAAAGCCAAGGCCGGTCGACCGAAAGTGGCTGCGTATTTCCGTCATCAGAAAGCCACAAGCCAACCCCAGCAGAGTCGTGAAGTCGAACAGTTGCTCAAGCAGCTTCGCGACCCCGAAGTAAGGCAAGCCTTTGAAGACTGGATCCAGAAGTATGGTGTCAGCGAAGACACATTGGAAAAGCTCCGCTCGATGGCAAAGGGAGACAAGTAG
- a CDS encoding redoxin domain-containing protein: MNIGQTSQRAQTLYAGDGFLTQSSKWIHVAVPNKQTVTSLAVRWPGTKNPEAFEGLQPGKRYVLRQGTGRLSAHAAEGVASARDVTLTPSTLLPSPLRQHTPLRMSAPPVIEEIRYESWEGDEVILSAAWDKPLLLIFWASWCQPCLTELHELQSRLADLGDAAPKLLALNVERLDDTHSNLDELRAALRKTGFLGDSGLATEQLVSRLNKLHQQAVYRPSGLPLPFSVFLDQHRRLRVVYTGKIQMGELATDVRLRTKDNARNLAVPFAGRWGDKVFVTHPIAVTNVQIEQGYLDEARDYLAKYVDKHPPPPDDRMDDEAVRQRYRLAGVHHQWGVIERRMGNARASLRQMQRALKFHSTHLGALTETTLLLRSAGKLEEAHRFLLRAVQVQPNDADYHNKLGVIRKDQDRLAEAIPHFRDALQIDSNWHPAAHNLAWILATSSDPGLRDGETAVRLAEKLCQAFNYQQPQALDTYAAALAETGHYARAPKLMEDALAIVRESPPTNALQRLIKKLKARKTLYENQQPYRE; the protein is encoded by the coding sequence ATGAACATTGGGCAAACGTCCCAAAGGGCGCAAACTCTGTATGCCGGCGACGGATTCTTAACTCAGTCGTCCAAGTGGATACACGTTGCTGTTCCCAACAAGCAAACGGTTACGAGTCTAGCCGTGCGTTGGCCTGGAACGAAAAATCCTGAAGCGTTCGAGGGTCTGCAGCCCGGCAAGCGGTATGTGTTACGACAGGGCACGGGGCGATTATCGGCACACGCGGCCGAAGGCGTTGCATCTGCTCGCGACGTGACGTTGACGCCATCGACTCTTCTTCCGTCACCTTTACGCCAACACACGCCACTACGAATGAGTGCACCGCCTGTGATTGAGGAGATTCGCTACGAGAGTTGGGAAGGCGATGAAGTAATACTTTCTGCGGCCTGGGATAAGCCGCTGTTGTTGATCTTTTGGGCCAGCTGGTGCCAACCCTGCCTGACAGAATTACACGAGTTGCAGTCGAGACTGGCGGACTTGGGCGACGCGGCGCCAAAACTATTGGCGCTTAACGTCGAACGATTGGATGACACGCATTCCAACTTGGACGAATTACGGGCTGCGCTACGCAAGACCGGTTTTTTGGGCGATTCGGGCTTGGCCACTGAGCAGTTGGTTTCCCGTCTGAACAAATTACATCAACAGGCCGTTTACCGACCGAGCGGTTTGCCCTTGCCCTTCAGCGTGTTCTTGGATCAACACCGTCGTCTGCGAGTCGTCTACACGGGGAAAATCCAGATGGGCGAACTAGCCACCGACGTACGGCTGCGGACAAAAGACAATGCACGGAATCTAGCCGTTCCCTTTGCCGGCCGCTGGGGCGACAAGGTTTTTGTCACCCATCCTATCGCCGTCACCAACGTACAAATCGAACAAGGGTACTTAGACGAAGCGCGGGATTACCTCGCGAAGTACGTCGACAAACACCCGCCGCCACCGGATGACCGCATGGACGACGAGGCTGTTCGGCAGCGGTATCGATTGGCAGGGGTGCATCACCAATGGGGAGTAATCGAAAGACGGATGGGCAACGCACGGGCATCACTTAGACAAATGCAGCGTGCCTTGAAGTTCCACTCAACTCACCTGGGAGCCCTGACCGAAACCACCTTGTTGCTACGTTCCGCGGGTAAGCTCGAAGAAGCTCACCGATTTCTGCTCCGCGCGGTACAGGTGCAACCGAACGACGCGGATTACCACAACAAACTCGGAGTAATTCGCAAGGATCAGGATCGCTTGGCGGAGGCGATTCCCCATTTTAGAGACGCCTTGCAAATTGACTCGAATTGGCATCCTGCTGCTCACAACTTAGCGTGGATTCTTGCGACCAGCTCGGACCCCGGTCTACGCGACGGAGAAACCGCAGTGCGGCTTGCCGAAAAACTCTGTCAAGCATTCAATTATCAACAGCCTCAAGCGTTGGACACGTATGCGGCGGCCCTGGCGGAGACCGGACACTATGCTCGGGCGCCTAAACTCATGGAAGATGCGCTGGCGATCGTTAGAGAATCTCCGCCCACGAACGCGCTGCAACGGCTGATCAAGAAGCTAAAGGCCAGAAAAACTCTCTACGAAAACCAACAACCGTATCGCGAATGA
- a CDS encoding VCBS repeat-containing protein: protein MNRVAGESFGSDLAGSLKHLLSGVKSPREVHSKVKVFRASEKVVNAKDREVAQSLSYVHVWGLCDDGTFQINTTWRCLGERAKSDSPRLATLTVLDYEEVTAGGPMFADCTEAIMANSTFRQQLLPGVDHWLGTIDRRLGMDIGGWQGLAVADVNGDGLDDLYCCQPGGLPNRLYLQRPDGTCFDHSAAAGLDWLDVSHSALFVDLDNDGDQDAVVGLDDGVLILANDGQARFTVRAEKILPAALPYSLSAADYDADGDLDIYICCYERRANINQHIVFGRPVPYHDANNGGRNVLLRNDITPRSDVPPHNAKAWYFSYVTKQVGLDVNNRRFSYASAGEDYDDDGDLDLYVANDFGRNNLFRNDSGHFVDIAEQLGVEDIAAGMSACWGDYNNDGFVDLYVSNMFSSAGNRISFQDRFHPSARPETRATLQRHARGNTLFKNVGDGTFRDVSEEAKVVLGRWAWGARFADLNGDGWQDLVVANGFITQGDSKDL, encoded by the coding sequence ATGAACCGCGTTGCCGGCGAATCCTTCGGCAGCGACTTAGCTGGCAGCCTTAAACATTTGCTGTCCGGCGTTAAATCGCCGCGCGAGGTTCATAGCAAAGTGAAAGTCTTTCGTGCAAGCGAAAAGGTTGTGAACGCCAAGGACAGGGAGGTAGCCCAGTCCTTATCCTATGTCCACGTCTGGGGATTGTGCGATGACGGGACGTTCCAGATCAACACAACCTGGCGGTGCCTTGGGGAGCGAGCCAAATCGGACAGTCCACGTTTAGCCACGCTGACCGTTTTGGATTACGAAGAAGTAACGGCCGGTGGCCCGATGTTTGCCGATTGCACCGAAGCGATTATGGCCAATTCAACGTTTCGTCAGCAATTGTTGCCAGGCGTTGATCATTGGTTGGGAACAATCGACCGTCGCCTTGGAATGGATATCGGTGGATGGCAGGGACTGGCGGTCGCCGACGTGAACGGTGATGGGCTGGATGATTTGTACTGTTGCCAGCCCGGTGGACTACCAAACCGGTTGTATTTGCAACGGCCGGACGGCACGTGTTTCGATCATTCAGCGGCAGCCGGCTTGGACTGGTTAGACGTCTCCCATAGCGCGCTGTTCGTGGACTTGGACAATGACGGCGATCAAGATGCCGTCGTGGGTTTGGACGATGGCGTGCTGATTTTGGCAAATGACGGCCAAGCACGATTTACGGTCCGCGCCGAAAAGATCTTACCCGCAGCGTTGCCCTACTCATTATCGGCTGCCGACTATGACGCCGACGGCGATCTGGATATCTACATCTGTTGCTACGAGCGACGCGCGAACATCAACCAGCATATCGTATTTGGCAGACCCGTACCGTATCACGATGCAAACAACGGTGGACGTAATGTCCTATTGCGCAATGACATCACGCCGCGCAGTGACGTCCCACCCCACAATGCAAAGGCCTGGTATTTCAGTTATGTGACAAAACAGGTCGGTTTGGACGTGAACAATCGTCGTTTCAGCTATGCGTCTGCTGGGGAAGACTATGACGACGATGGCGACCTCGACCTGTACGTCGCCAATGATTTCGGTCGCAATAATCTGTTTCGCAATGATTCAGGACATTTTGTCGACATCGCAGAGCAACTGGGGGTCGAGGATATCGCGGCAGGTATGTCGGCGTGTTGGGGAGACTACAACAACGACGGTTTCGTCGACTTGTATGTCAGCAACATGTTTTCCTCGGCTGGCAACCGAATCTCCTTCCAAGATCGGTTTCACCCGTCGGCTCGCCCCGAGACGCGTGCGACGCTTCAACGGCACGCGCGAGGCAACACGCTTTTCAAAAACGTCGGCGACGGAACGTTTCGCGATGTTAGCGAGGAAGCCAAGGTTGTTCTTGGTCGTTGGGCTTGGGGGGCACGATTTGCGGATTTGAATGGCGATGGGTGGCAAGACTTGGTCGTCGCGAATGGTTTTATTACGCAAGGCGATTCCAAAGACTTATGA
- a CDS encoding DUF1501 domain-containing protein → MSSQLNRRESIKASLAAGLGLNGVIGRSKPGAAAEPALNSGRAQAMIMIYLPGGVAQQDTWDPKQYTPFEQGMRGDQVLATCPSIATSADGMRVGAGLENVASVMHHAALIRSLNNEARFGASHVKAQFYTLTGYLEPVGLKPPSIGSIVARSLGPRAPNVPSYIYIGREIESANNLDKQKALEFTGPGFYGSRYAPFRVPDPRQGLATLNRLAGMSQRRLDRRLELLRRTTALAGVNADDAAAKYMKTIDDARAMMDSPIKKAFDFLKDEPAETLAAYRPKIQRDELLDKNYFYGNHFGYGLLLARRLIESGSRFVQVEMSYDAFRGFDMHDFGGQRMVEMKRQIDGPIAQLIRDLEQRGLLDETLVCIESEFGRTIQSAPAKNATGLAGSEPIGATETHDGSDVVIENQKMYGLHGHFSTNHTAVLFGAGIRGGTVFGKTADRHPMLPTENPVSLIDVHATVFAALGIPADHHYVTEGRPFYVTKDGMGQSIKQVLA, encoded by the coding sequence ATGTCATCTCAACTCAATCGACGCGAATCTATCAAGGCCTCACTCGCGGCTGGCCTCGGGCTTAACGGTGTTATCGGGCGGTCGAAACCAGGCGCAGCTGCTGAACCGGCGCTGAACTCTGGCCGGGCGCAAGCGATGATCATGATTTACTTGCCAGGCGGGGTCGCGCAACAAGATACATGGGACCCAAAGCAGTACACACCCTTCGAACAAGGCATGCGCGGCGACCAGGTTTTGGCGACTTGTCCATCGATCGCGACATCAGCAGATGGCATGCGAGTTGGCGCGGGCCTGGAGAACGTCGCTAGTGTGATGCACCATGCGGCATTGATTCGATCACTCAATAACGAGGCGAGATTTGGTGCCTCGCACGTCAAGGCTCAGTTTTACACTTTGACGGGTTACCTCGAGCCGGTCGGCTTGAAACCGCCCAGCATCGGTTCGATTGTCGCCCGTTCGTTGGGCCCTCGTGCACCCAATGTGCCCTCCTACATTTACATTGGCCGCGAAATCGAGTCGGCAAACAACCTGGACAAACAGAAGGCACTCGAGTTTACGGGTCCTGGTTTTTACGGTTCGCGATATGCTCCATTTCGAGTGCCCGATCCTCGTCAAGGGCTCGCGACGCTGAATCGATTGGCGGGGATGTCGCAGCGTCGACTCGACCGTCGACTAGAGCTGTTACGCAGGACGACAGCGTTGGCCGGCGTAAACGCTGATGATGCAGCAGCCAAGTATATGAAAACGATCGATGACGCCCGCGCGATGATGGACTCGCCAATTAAGAAGGCGTTCGATTTCCTAAAGGACGAGCCAGCGGAAACGTTGGCCGCCTACCGTCCGAAGATTCAGCGGGATGAATTATTAGATAAAAACTATTTCTACGGCAATCACTTCGGATATGGTTTGCTACTTGCTCGGCGGCTGATCGAATCCGGTTCCCGATTCGTGCAGGTCGAGATGTCCTACGACGCGTTCCGCGGATTCGACATGCATGATTTCGGTGGCCAACGCATGGTTGAGATGAAACGCCAAATCGACGGCCCAATCGCTCAGCTGATCCGCGACCTCGAGCAGCGGGGCTTGCTGGACGAGACGTTAGTCTGCATCGAGTCCGAGTTCGGTCGCACCATCCAATCCGCTCCGGCAAAAAACGCGACCGGTCTCGCCGGTTCGGAACCCATCGGAGCGACCGAAACACATGACGGATCAGACGTTGTCATTGAGAATCAAAAGATGTACGGCCTCCACGGTCACTTCAGCACGAATCATACCGCGGTCCTCTTCGGGGCAGGGATTCGGGGAGGAACGGTCTTCGGCAAAACGGCCGACCGACATCCCATGTTGCCGACCGAGAACCCGGTTAGCCTGATCGACGTCCACGCTACGGTCTTTGCAGCGTTGGGAATTCCAGCCGATCATCATTACGTAACGGAAGGACGTCCGTTCTATGTCACCAAGGATGGCATGGGTCAATCCATCAAACAGGTGTTGGCATAG